A window of the Loxodonta africana isolate mLoxAfr1 chromosome 3, mLoxAfr1.hap2, whole genome shotgun sequence genome harbors these coding sequences:
- the OMA1 gene encoding metalloendopeptidase OMA1, mitochondrial isoform X2, whose amino-acid sequence MAFIYGLQSATRNYVFFRLSSLANWRKCNTLSVSSPGCHRVQMNYIVNKYQGLRVNQCDSFTFLPGNFHFCRTFNNKRTGFLKSTRSMDSWRITCKCPAWNNSSPRRVLLNEVAVLPAFSVLHPLNCFPTREIRSFHTSPCFQAAPVPLLLIILKPVQKLFAIIVGRGIRKWWQALPPNKKELFKESVRRNKWKLFLGLSTFGLLFIMFYFTHLEVSPITGRSKLRLLGKEHFRYLSELEYEACMEEFKNNMLTEKDIRYLTVKEVFCHLIECNGDIPGVSEISWVIHVVDKPGTDAFVLPNGQVFVFTGLLNSVTDTHQLSFLLGHEIAHAVLEHAAEKASFVHLLDFLGLIFLTMIWAICPRDSLAVLGQWIQSKLQEFMFARPYSRTLEAEADKIGLLLAAKFFRSLLQRMAWCICPGAMLALPPDVRLPPPPKKKHTDGCKCGSS is encoded by the exons ATGGCGTTCATCTATGGACTGCAGTCTGCTACGAGAAATTATGTTTTCTTTAGACTTAGTTCACTGGCCAATTGGAGAAAATGTAACACATTAAGTGTGAGCTCACCGGGCTGTCATCGAGTACAAATGAACTATATAGTAAATAAGTATCAGGGGCTGAGAGTAAATCAGTGTGATAGTTTTACTTTTCTGCCTGGAAACTTTCATTTCTGTAGGACTTTTAATAACAAAAGAACAGGATTCCTCAAGAGTACCAGAAGTATGGACAGTTGGAGGATTACCTGCAAATGTCCTGCTTGGAATAACTCTTCCCCAAGACGGGTACTGCTAAATGAAGTTGCAGTACTTCCGGCCTTTTCAGTATTGCACCCTCTAAACTGTTTTCCCACGAGAGAGATCAGAAGTTTCCACACTTCGCCATGTTTTCAAGCTGCTCCAGTCCCTCTCTTGTTGATCATTCTTAAGCCTGTGCAGAAACTATTTGCGATCATTGTAGGCAG GGGCATAAGGAAATGGTGGCAGGCACTTCCTCCTAACAAGAAGGAACTATTTAAAGAAAGTGTGAGGAGGAATAAGTGGAAGTTATTCCTTGGTTTGAGTACTTTTGGattgctattcataatgttttattttactCACCTGGAAGTGAGTCCAATCACAGGAAGGAGCAAGCTGCGTCTATTGGGGAAAGAACATTTCAGATATTTATCAGAACTGGAATATGAAGCA tgtatggaagaatttaaaaataatatgctAACTGAGAAGGACATAAGATACCTGACTGTTAAAGAagtgttttgtcatctgattgaATGCAATGGAGATATCCCGGGGGTCTCTGAGATCAGCTGGGTTATTCATGTGGTTGATAAGCCAGGTACAGATGCATTTGTGCTTCCA AATGGACAAGTGTTTGTTTTCACTGGGCTTCTAAATAGTGTGACTGATACTCATCAACTTTCCTTCCTTCTGGGCCATGAAATAGCTCATGCAGTACTTGAGCATGCT GCAGAAAAGGCTAGCTTTGTTCATTTATTGGATTTCCTAGGTCTGATTTTTCTTACAATGATTTGGGCCATTTGTCCTCGGGATAGTTTGGCAGTTTTGGGCCAGTGGATACAGTCTAAATTGCAGGAG tttatgTTTGCTAGACCATACAGTAGAACACTGGAGGCTGAGGCTGACAAAATTGGACTACTACTTGCTGCAAAG